The Natronobacterium texcoconense genome includes the window CGGTGTACAACGTCAACTACCACTTCGTGTGGTGCCCGAAGTATCGCCATGCGATTCTCGAACCAATCGAGGAATCACTGGAAGCGAGTTTCCGCGATGTGTGCGACGAGTACGGCTACGAGATACTAGCACTCCACATTTCTCCCGACCACGTACACCTGTTTCTGTCAGCCCATCCGAAGCACTCACCGAGCGAAATCGTGCGGACGGTTAAGAGCATCACGGCACGGGAGATGTGGGAACAGCACGAACCGTTCTTGGAGGAATACCTGTGGGGTGGCGGATT containing:
- the tnpA gene encoding IS200/IS605 family transposase codes for the protein MGEERSNHTVYNVNYHFVWCPKYRHAILEPIEESLEASFRDVCDEYGYEILALHISPDHVHLFLSAHPKHSPSEIVRTVKSITAREMWEQHEPFLEEYLWGGG